The following proteins are co-located in the Wenzhouxiangella marina genome:
- a CDS encoding NAD(P)/FAD-dependent oxidoreductase has protein sequence MNAKSLQELPERVDVAVIGGGPAGSTLAALVAREGHSVLVLEKDEHPRFHIGESLLPHNLQIFRRLGLLDAVREIGVDKLGVDFTSHEPDAQAQEIRFAEALDLVPGCEQAFQVRRSDFDRLLFEHAGKSGAELATGVRVGSVDLEGDPVLDLVQDGERRRIEARFVVDASGRDALLARQLKLQERNREHGTAALYGHFKGVPRREGDSAGNISIYWFDEGWIWMIPLPDGVMSVGAVCNPDYLRSRRGAVQEFFDATLQRNPQAWARMREAECISPITATGNYSYRSRQLSGPNWLMVGDAGVFVDPVFSSGVYFGMHSAECGAEVVLAELAGDRTAARQARRRHRQRLSRGVRELSWFIYRFPAPGLKRLFLNPRNVFGLKQAIVAVLAGDVFDNPRIFRRLRLFRLIYLISSLADGRAAWRARQQRRYNARVEFDGVA, from the coding sequence TTGAATGCCAAGTCCCTCCAGGAATTGCCCGAACGGGTCGACGTGGCAGTCATCGGTGGCGGCCCGGCCGGCTCCACCCTGGCCGCCCTCGTGGCGCGCGAGGGGCATTCGGTGCTGGTGCTGGAAAAGGACGAGCATCCGCGCTTCCACATCGGCGAATCCCTGCTGCCGCACAATCTGCAGATCTTCCGCCGTCTCGGCCTGCTCGATGCGGTGCGCGAGATCGGCGTCGACAAGCTCGGGGTCGATTTCACCAGCCACGAACCCGACGCGCAGGCCCAGGAAATCCGCTTCGCCGAAGCCCTGGATCTGGTGCCCGGTTGCGAGCAGGCCTTTCAGGTTCGCCGCTCGGATTTCGATCGCCTGCTCTTCGAGCACGCGGGCAAGAGCGGCGCCGAGCTGGCGACCGGCGTGCGCGTCGGGTCGGTCGATCTCGAGGGGGATCCGGTCCTGGACCTGGTTCAGGATGGCGAGCGGCGCCGGATCGAAGCCCGCTTTGTCGTCGATGCCAGCGGTCGCGATGCGCTGCTGGCGCGCCAGTTGAAGCTGCAGGAACGCAATCGCGAGCACGGCACGGCGGCCCTGTATGGACACTTCAAGGGCGTCCCGAGGCGAGAGGGCGACTCGGCCGGCAACATCAGCATCTACTGGTTCGATGAGGGCTGGATCTGGATGATCCCGTTGCCGGACGGGGTCATGAGTGTCGGCGCCGTCTGCAACCCGGACTACCTGCGCTCGCGTCGTGGTGCGGTCCAGGAATTCTTCGACGCGACGCTCCAGCGCAACCCGCAGGCCTGGGCCCGCATGCGCGAGGCAGAATGCATTTCACCGATCACGGCGACGGGCAATTACTCCTACCGCTCGCGCCAGCTCTCGGGTCCGAACTGGCTGATGGTGGGGGATGCCGGGGTGTTCGTCGATCCGGTCTTTTCCTCGGGGGTCTACTTCGGCATGCACTCGGCCGAGTGCGGCGCCGAGGTGGTGCTGGCGGAACTGGCCGGGGACCGAACGGCAGCTCGCCAGGCCCGACGTCGGCATCGGCAGCGCCTGAGCCGTGGTGTGCGTGAGCTGAGCTGGTTCATCTACCGCTTCCCGGCGCCGGGACTGAAGCGCCTGTTCCTGAATCCGCGCAATGTCTTCGGTCTGAAGCAGGCGATCGTGGCGGTGCTGGCCGGCGATGTGTTCGACAATCCGCGCATCTTCCGACGCTTGCGCCTGTTCCGTCTGATCTATCTGATCAGCAGCCTGGCCGACGGTCGCGCCGCCTGGCGGGCCCGGCAGCAGCGTCGCTACAACGCACGGGTGGAATTCGATGGCGTCGCCTGA
- a CDS encoding phosphopantetheine-binding protein encodes MSAEQSPAERKLAELIVESLNLEDLAPEEIEPETPLFGGEYGLDSIDALELALAISREYGVQLKADDEKNRQVFANLRALSAHVESLRA; translated from the coding sequence ATGAGTGCTGAGCAGTCGCCTGCCGAGCGCAAGCTGGCCGAGCTGATCGTCGAATCGCTCAACCTCGAAGACCTGGCCCCCGAAGAGATCGAGCCGGAAACGCCCCTGTTCGGCGGCGAATACGGCCTCGATTCGATCGATGCGCTGGAGCTGGCCCTGGCCATTTCCCGCGAGTACGGGGTCCAGCTCAAGGCCGACGACGAGAAGAATCGTCAGGTCTTTGCCAATCTCCGCGCCCTGAGCGCGCACGTCGAATCCCTGCGCGCCTGA
- a CDS encoding AMP-binding protein, which produces MSDLPLIERALDDVLLHLHDQELSVAAYLGRAMALSAQLPPRTPVVNLCQNRGHFSIGFAAVLLAGGHNLLPANRLPATIDALLEQHPGACVLADCAMDRLSVPVIHPADVDSSSLADRIPSIPAHQLAAVVFTSGSTGASSRILKPWATLYHSARLNQASFGPRHPVHALATVPPQHMWGLETSVLLPWFAPITMHDAQPFFAADIVASLQQLPEPRVLISAPVHLRVLDEADSELPKLETIYSATAPLSPKLAQRLESGTGSEVREIYGCSETGCLAQRRSARGEGWTPFAGFEFDGGPRRFRVRADHLPETVELMDELAFDAQGRFELIGRSSDLVNVAGKRASLAELTRILLDIPGVVDGVIFQPPAQREGRVERLAALVVAPGLDAASLRARLAERIDAAFLPRPLRLVEALPRAESGKLPQHALMDFFRQHAEPARA; this is translated from the coding sequence ATGAGCGATCTGCCGCTGATCGAACGCGCGCTGGACGACGTGCTGCTCCACCTTCACGATCAGGAGCTCAGCGTCGCCGCCTACCTCGGCCGCGCCATGGCCCTGTCGGCGCAATTGCCGCCCCGGACGCCGGTCGTCAATCTCTGCCAGAACCGGGGGCATTTCAGCATCGGCTTTGCCGCCGTGCTGCTGGCCGGCGGCCACAACCTGCTGCCGGCCAATCGCCTGCCGGCCACCATCGACGCCTTGCTCGAACAGCATCCCGGGGCCTGCGTACTGGCCGACTGCGCAATGGACCGGCTCAGCGTTCCGGTGATCCACCCGGCGGACGTCGATTCATCCAGCCTGGCCGACCGGATTCCATCGATTCCCGCCCATCAGCTGGCCGCCGTGGTCTTCACCTCCGGCAGCACGGGTGCGTCCTCTCGAATCCTGAAGCCCTGGGCGACCCTGTATCACAGCGCCCGGCTCAATCAGGCGAGCTTCGGGCCCAGGCATCCGGTGCACGCCCTGGCCACCGTGCCGCCGCAGCACATGTGGGGCCTGGAAACCTCGGTGCTGCTGCCCTGGTTCGCTCCGATCACGATGCACGATGCCCAGCCCTTCTTCGCCGCCGACATCGTCGCCTCGCTCCAGCAGCTGCCCGAGCCGCGCGTGCTGATCAGCGCCCCGGTGCACCTGCGAGTCCTCGACGAGGCCGACAGCGAGCTGCCGAAGCTCGAGACCATCTACTCCGCCACCGCTCCGCTGAGTCCGAAGCTGGCCCAGCGCCTCGAATCCGGCACCGGCTCGGAAGTCCGCGAGATCTACGGTTGTTCCGAAACCGGTTGCCTGGCGCAACGCCGCAGCGCTCGCGGTGAAGGGTGGACCCCGTTCGCTGGCTTCGAGTTCGACGGCGGGCCTCGTCGCTTTCGAGTGCGGGCGGATCATCTGCCCGAGACCGTCGAATTGATGGACGAACTGGCCTTCGATGCGCAGGGCCGCTTCGAGCTGATCGGTCGAAGCAGCGATCTGGTCAACGTCGCCGGCAAGCGCGCATCCCTGGCCGAACTCACCCGCATCCTGCTCGACATCCCCGGCGTCGTCGATGGCGTGATCTTCCAGCCCCCGGCACAGCGCGAGGGCCGGGTCGAACGCCTCGCCGCCCTGGTCGTGGCCCCCGGCCTGGACGCAGCCAGCCTGCGCGCGCGCCTCGCCGAGCGAATCGACGCGGCCTTCCTGCCGCGACCCCTGCGCCTGGTCGAGGCCCTGCCGCGCGCCGAATCCGGCAAGCTGCCACAGCATGCCCTGATGGACTTCTTCCGACAGCACGCCGAACCGGCCCGCGCATGA
- a CDS encoding MaoC/PaaZ C-terminal domain-containing protein — translation MNVSETWSMPADHPALPGHFPGQPIVPGVVLLAEAVRLARARLGLAEGALSWQRVKFLAPVRPEQRVQFELEGDANRFTFTITDADGQPIARGQARHEPLA, via the coding sequence ATGAACGTCTCCGAGACCTGGTCCATGCCGGCCGATCATCCGGCCCTGCCCGGCCATTTCCCCGGCCAGCCGATCGTGCCCGGCGTGGTGCTGCTGGCCGAAGCCGTACGCCTGGCCCGAGCGCGGCTGGGCCTGGCCGAGGGCGCGCTGTCCTGGCAGCGGGTGAAGTTCCTGGCCCCGGTGCGTCCGGAGCAGCGCGTTCAGTTCGAGCTCGAGGGCGACGCCAACCGATTCACCTTCACCATCACCGACGCCGACGGTCAGCCGATCGCGCGTGGACAGGCCCGCCATGAGCCACTGGCGTGA
- a CDS encoding LolA-related protein — protein sequence MMSGLLIALVLVAQASAAEPAAPEPLDPAPILDALDLSGEEVAFTETRASGLLSEPLEVQGLLRREAEDRLVRETTTPSEETQILGADFVELRRANGHRRRFSLDRAPELAALRSVLLALLDGQASRLEDRFEISARGGDEAWTLELRPRDPQLAERVTRLLLGGQASRLDSLTLQLSDGDEILTRFDPDR from the coding sequence ATGATGTCTGGTCTTCTGATCGCCCTGGTACTGGTGGCTCAGGCCAGCGCCGCTGAGCCTGCGGCGCCGGAGCCGCTCGACCCCGCCCCGATCCTGGACGCCCTGGACCTGAGCGGCGAGGAGGTCGCCTTCACCGAAACCCGGGCTTCGGGCCTGCTCAGCGAGCCGCTGGAAGTCCAGGGCCTGCTGCGCCGCGAGGCCGAAGATCGTCTCGTCCGCGAAACCACCACGCCCAGCGAGGAAACCCAGATTCTTGGCGCCGACTTCGTCGAACTCCGCCGCGCCAATGGCCATCGCCGCCGCTTCAGCCTCGATCGCGCGCCAGAGCTCGCCGCCCTGCGCTCGGTACTGCTGGCCCTGCTCGACGGCCAGGCCAGTCGACTCGAGGATCGTTTCGAGATCAGCGCCCGGGGCGGCGACGAGGCATGGACCCTCGAACTCCGGCCGCGCGACCCACAGCTGGCCGAGCGGGTCACCCGCCTGCTGCTCGGCGGGCAAGCCAGCCGCCTCGACAGCCTGACGCTCCAGCTCAGCGATGGCGACGAGATTCTGACCCGCTTCGATCCGGACCGATGA
- a CDS encoding MMPL family transporter, whose protein sequence is MKRLILPTLLLAALAALAVMAVRALDLDYRIDAFLPVPADPDQALVVDQIGAGPGARMILVALTGASAGELATISDELAERWRRIDGVQSVRNSNALPDEDTLDRLMRARFLLVDDIPERLGPTALEQALDERLSDLALGGRQVEALVRRDPLGLIPELADRLAPATTPASFDGVWFDAAHERALLLVESGHPAFDSEAQSALVGQLRETFDELAPEAMQLTLAGPVIIGLDSAERSRSEATRLSIIGSAFLLLVLILAWRSASLLIAGALPLAAGVVAGLATVALAFDRVHGLTLAFGFTLLGVVLDYPVHLFGHAAGRRLDQAAREIAGPLLLGAASTLIAYLAIWSSTSSGLAQLGAFSAAGLTAAALTTLLLPWLGLSAPNRLIRRPPPRLHQPLLVWLAAILALGWLAWQGEARWSSDLSRLSPVDRQLLADDIELRQALGAGNVGQLLVLSAPDRDRVLAETEAVVAQLREARAMGLITAWQSPTDLLPSSRTQAERRAAWPTADWMATALAEAEPRFQPQAFQPFLEDLDALAALPELDPDYWRGSGLAGRIDGLLSPVEDGWRALILPVGLDDPDAFRSWLAERGSKARLVELRQVSESMVEAYRMEAGQRLLLAAALIAGLILLRLRNLRDTLAVIAPPLAAALCTAAIMSSWHSGLSIVHLIGLLLAAGIGLDFALFNRMMARRSESGQRTRRALLVCAISSGGVFLILGQSTIGMLDMLGLTVATGVLLSWLFARLTSAPPASR, encoded by the coding sequence ATGAAGCGTCTGATTCTGCCGACCCTGTTGCTGGCCGCACTCGCGGCGCTGGCCGTGATGGCCGTGCGGGCCCTGGATCTGGACTACCGCATCGACGCCTTTCTGCCCGTCCCCGCCGATCCGGACCAGGCCCTGGTCGTCGATCAGATCGGCGCCGGTCCGGGTGCCCGGATGATCCTCGTGGCCCTGACCGGCGCATCGGCGGGCGAACTGGCCACAATCAGTGATGAACTGGCCGAACGCTGGCGCCGGATCGACGGCGTGCAGAGCGTTCGCAACAGCAATGCTCTGCCCGATGAGGACACCCTCGATCGCTTGATGCGCGCACGCTTCCTGCTCGTCGACGACATTCCCGAGCGGCTCGGCCCCACCGCCCTGGAGCAAGCGCTCGATGAGCGCCTGTCCGATCTCGCCCTGGGCGGCCGCCAGGTCGAGGCGCTGGTCCGGCGAGATCCCCTCGGCCTGATTCCCGAACTGGCCGACCGGCTGGCCCCGGCGACGACGCCGGCGAGCTTCGATGGGGTCTGGTTCGACGCTGCCCATGAACGCGCCCTGCTGCTGGTCGAAAGCGGCCATCCGGCCTTCGACAGCGAGGCCCAGTCGGCCCTGGTCGGCCAGCTGCGGGAGACCTTCGACGAGCTCGCGCCAGAAGCGATGCAGCTGACCCTCGCCGGGCCGGTGATCATCGGCCTCGACAGCGCCGAGCGCTCCCGCAGCGAGGCCACGCGCCTGAGCATCATCGGCAGCGCCTTCCTGCTGCTCGTCCTGATCCTGGCCTGGCGTTCGGCCTCGCTGCTGATCGCCGGCGCCCTGCCGCTGGCCGCCGGCGTGGTCGCCGGCCTGGCCACGGTCGCCCTGGCCTTCGACCGGGTCCATGGCCTGACGCTCGCCTTCGGCTTCACCCTGCTGGGCGTGGTGCTCGACTACCCCGTCCACCTGTTCGGCCACGCCGCCGGTCGCCGCCTCGATCAGGCGGCCCGCGAGATCGCCGGCCCGCTGCTGCTGGGCGCGGCCAGTACCCTGATCGCCTACCTCGCCATCTGGTCCTCGACCAGCAGTGGCCTGGCCCAGCTCGGCGCCTTTTCAGCCGCCGGCCTGACGGCCGCCGCCCTGACCACCCTGCTGCTGCCCTGGCTGGGCTTGAGCGCACCGAACCGGCTGATCCGCCGGCCACCGCCGCGCCTCCACCAACCCCTGCTGGTCTGGCTGGCCGCCATCCTCGCGCTGGGCTGGCTCGCCTGGCAGGGCGAGGCCCGCTGGTCCAGCGATCTATCACGCCTGAGCCCCGTGGATCGGCAGCTGCTGGCCGACGACATCGAACTTCGCCAGGCCCTGGGCGCCGGCAACGTCGGACAACTGCTCGTCCTGAGCGCGCCGGACCGCGACCGGGTCCTGGCCGAGACCGAGGCCGTCGTGGCCCAGCTCCGGGAGGCACGAGCGATGGGTCTCATCACCGCCTGGCAGAGTCCGACCGATCTGTTGCCGAGTTCGAGAACGCAGGCGGAACGCCGGGCCGCCTGGCCGACGGCGGACTGGATGGCCACCGCCCTGGCCGAGGCCGAGCCTCGCTTCCAGCCGCAGGCCTTCCAGCCCTTCCTGGAGGATCTCGATGCCCTGGCCGCATTGCCCGAACTCGATCCGGACTACTGGCGCGGCAGCGGTCTGGCCGGCCGCATCGACGGCCTGCTGAGCCCGGTCGAGGACGGCTGGCGGGCGCTGATCCTCCCGGTCGGACTGGACGATCCGGACGCATTCCGTTCCTGGCTGGCCGAGCGCGGTTCGAAGGCTCGCCTGGTCGAACTGCGCCAGGTCTCCGAGTCGATGGTCGAGGCCTATCGCATGGAAGCGGGCCAGCGCCTGTTGCTGGCCGCCGCACTGATCGCCGGCCTGATCCTGCTCCGGCTCAGGAACCTCCGCGATACCCTGGCCGTGATCGCCCCGCCCCTGGCGGCCGCCCTGTGCACGGCGGCGATCATGAGCAGCTGGCATTCGGGCCTGAGCATCGTGCACCTGATCGGCCTGCTGCTGGCCGCCGGCATCGGTCTGGATTTCGCCCTGTTCAACCGGATGATGGCCCGGCGCAGCGAGTCCGGCCAACGGACCCGCCGCGCCCTGCTGGTCTGCGCCATCTCCAGCGGCGGCGTCTTCCTGATCCTCGGCCAGTCGACGATCGGCATGCTCGACATGCTCGGCCTGACCGTGGCCACCGGGGTTCTGCTATCTTGGCTCTTCGCCCGCCTGACCAGCGCTCCGCCCGCTTCACGATGA
- the fabG gene encoding 3-oxoacyl-ACP reductase FabG, whose product MKRRTAKRPEHCRALVTGGSGDLGQAICRRLAGEGLELIVHAASRLERAEQTAEAIRAEGGRAQAVQFDLADAEATAAAMTALTAEAPIGIVVHNAGLHQDAPMAGMSEDAWRRVMAVNLDGFFRVVQPTLLGMSRLRFGRVIAISSVAARLGNRGQANYAAAKAGLHGAILSLSREMAGRGLSFNTIAPGLIDTGMIEAEQIEATLPLIPAGRIGQPDEVAALVAFLCRDEAAYINAQMIGIDGGMAAGH is encoded by the coding sequence ATGAAACGCCGCACCGCCAAGCGCCCGGAACACTGTCGCGCCCTGGTCACCGGCGGCTCCGGCGACCTCGGCCAGGCCATCTGTCGAAGGCTGGCGGGAGAGGGCCTCGAGCTGATCGTGCATGCCGCCAGCCGCCTCGAGCGCGCCGAGCAGACCGCCGAGGCCATCCGTGCCGAGGGCGGACGGGCCCAGGCCGTCCAGTTCGACCTGGCCGACGCCGAGGCCACCGCTGCCGCCATGACAGCACTGACCGCTGAGGCACCGATCGGCATCGTCGTCCACAACGCCGGCCTGCACCAGGACGCGCCCATGGCCGGCATGAGCGAAGACGCCTGGCGCCGCGTCATGGCGGTCAATCTCGACGGCTTCTTCCGGGTCGTGCAACCGACCCTGCTGGGCATGTCCAGGCTGCGCTTCGGTCGCGTCATCGCCATTTCCAGCGTGGCCGCACGCCTGGGCAACCGGGGCCAGGCCAACTACGCCGCGGCCAAGGCCGGCCTGCACGGGGCGATCCTCTCCCTGAGCCGGGAAATGGCCGGCCGCGGCCTGAGCTTCAACACCATCGCACCCGGCCTGATCGACACCGGCATGATCGAGGCCGAGCAGATCGAGGCCACCCTGCCCCTGATCCCGGCCGGGCGCATCGGCCAGCCCGATGAAGTCGCCGCGCTGGTCGCCTTCCTCTGCCGCGACGAGGCGGCCTACATCAACGCACAGATGATCGGCATCGACGGCGGCATGGCGGCCGGCCACTGA
- a CDS encoding DUF418 domain-containing protein, whose amino-acid sequence MSTNAMHPVLDRHIHLDVLRGFALLGILLVNFEWFTRPMQAIMLGSEPGLAPIDQAADALVTIFGEGKFYPIFSMLFGAGFALMADRAMRRAAPFWGVYLRRLLILMVFGLVHSLLIWSGDILLIYAIAGGFMCLFFSRTPERRLWKWALFFIALPLLLMWGASAMVSLANTQPELRTELAAEFAADERNLLDTVARAETIHAEGSFADNVVQRLDDLRFKLVYFLFWATPVIGYFLIGRWLIVSDRLTHPQDHQLYFRRWRARGLSLGLVLAVAAWFLMQDINAMVPSLGAALGTTLVTLAGLLMALGYLSAVTLAAERLRVLAPAGQMALSNYLIQSLIWTWLIYGHGLGLWGEIPRWSQIPLALGFFALQVAFSHWWLARFRYGPAEWLWRSLTYWERQPMRRVAH is encoded by the coding sequence ATGAGCACCAATGCCATGCATCCGGTCCTGGACCGGCATATCCACCTCGACGTGCTGCGCGGCTTTGCCCTGCTCGGCATCCTGCTGGTCAATTTCGAGTGGTTCACCCGCCCGATGCAGGCGATCATGCTCGGCTCGGAGCCCGGCCTCGCGCCGATCGATCAGGCGGCCGATGCGCTGGTGACGATCTTCGGCGAGGGCAAGTTCTATCCGATCTTTTCGATGCTGTTCGGCGCCGGCTTCGCCCTGATGGCCGACCGCGCCATGCGGCGCGCGGCCCCCTTCTGGGGCGTCTACCTGCGCCGCCTGCTGATCCTGATGGTTTTCGGCCTGGTCCACAGCCTGCTGATCTGGTCCGGCGACATCCTGCTGATCTATGCGATCGCCGGCGGCTTCATGTGCCTGTTCTTCAGTCGGACGCCGGAACGACGGCTGTGGAAATGGGCGCTGTTCTTCATTGCCTTGCCCCTGCTGCTGATGTGGGGCGCCAGCGCCATGGTGAGCCTGGCCAATACGCAGCCGGAGCTGCGCACCGAGCTTGCCGCAGAGTTCGCGGCCGACGAGCGCAATCTGCTGGACACCGTGGCCCGGGCAGAGACGATTCATGCCGAGGGGAGTTTCGCCGACAACGTCGTCCAGCGCCTCGACGATCTGCGCTTCAAGCTGGTCTATTTCCTGTTCTGGGCCACCCCGGTGATCGGCTACTTCCTGATCGGCCGCTGGCTGATCGTCTCCGACCGCCTGACCCACCCGCAGGATCACCAGCTCTACTTCCGCCGATGGCGCGCCCGCGGGCTCAGCCTGGGCCTCGTTCTGGCCGTGGCGGCCTGGTTCCTGATGCAGGACATCAACGCGATGGTGCCGAGCCTGGGCGCGGCATTGGGCACGACCCTGGTCACCCTGGCGGGTCTATTGATGGCGCTGGGCTACCTGTCGGCCGTGACCCTGGCCGCCGAGCGGCTGCGAGTCCTGGCCCCGGCCGGGCAGATGGCGCTCAGCAACTACCTGATCCAGTCCCTGATCTGGACCTGGCTGATCTACGGCCACGGCCTGGGCCTGTGGGGCGAGATTCCGCGCTGGTCGCAGATTCCCCTGGCACTGGGCTTCTTCGCCCTGCAGGTCGCCTTCTCGCACTGGTGGCTGGCGAGGTTCCGCTACGGCCCGGCCGAGTGGCTGTGGCGCAGCCTGACCTACTGGGAGCGCCAGCCCATGCGGCGCGTTGCCCACTAG
- a CDS encoding AsmA family protein codes for MFRKLILGLIILIVLLVVLAIAALLIIDPDDYRDEIAERASNTLGREVRLDGPMSLRVFPWLALEIEQVQVGNPTGFEDVPPLARVGRAVASVRVMPLIRGRLETGAISLSDTELTLVRLPDGQSNLDGLLAEREADPEAGRPDLSEVQIGALSIEDLRLVQLDPVAGTRSSIEVERLDLAPFRAGQATEFSLSARLADDAGDQLLIDRLDGRLTAAADLSSLRVDGLDLGFSRPDGALNGRAQAAVVIELGTPVELSVADVEVEVDAGGHALGLSLAEPLRLSLDETVALSLNAAQLSIDGQTLRADGRLRLGDEVVAELAVRGQALDLRSMMADATSDTDAPPAEGAGPSTPPVLEGLDLSFDLDLDELILSEAMRFEQVETVARLRDGQLLLSPMRAGLFGGQADARVTIDFRTQPPSVSMQPQLVDVAVARVAALSGRDAPLSGLGDLQLQLDFQGLDPRSILATMNGEGRIEIEGGAIEGVNLRTLIEEELTSSNLANISRAFGGRTEFETFGAGITVRDGVIELPNLNLAAAGYGATGSGRIDFAADRVEYRMVLDLGPELLARLPRALRQATGGRVPLMIAGSVAAPTLSVDLERFVQDAGRNLLEEQLRRALEDRQEPRDDEADQPRDSGQDGEREGASDADVPETDRSGAAEDSEAETSEPPPERRERTSQLLLRTLLERSRDDTPEEEAESEDEATPEPPPRP; via the coding sequence ATGTTTCGCAAGCTCATTCTGGGCCTGATCATCCTCATCGTTCTGCTCGTGGTGCTGGCCATCGCGGCGCTGCTGATCATCGATCCCGACGACTACCGGGACGAGATCGCCGAGCGGGCGTCGAACACCCTCGGTCGTGAGGTGCGCCTGGACGGCCCGATGTCGCTGCGGGTCTTTCCCTGGCTGGCGCTGGAGATCGAGCAGGTCCAGGTCGGCAATCCGACCGGCTTCGAGGACGTACCGCCATTGGCCCGGGTCGGCCGCGCCGTGGCCTCGGTGCGTGTCATGCCGCTGATCCGCGGTCGCCTGGAGACCGGTGCCATCAGCCTGTCCGATACGGAGCTGACCCTGGTCCGACTGCCGGATGGCCAGAGCAATCTCGATGGCCTGCTGGCCGAGCGGGAGGCGGACCCCGAGGCGGGCCGTCCGGATCTGTCGGAGGTGCAGATCGGCGCGCTCAGTATCGAAGATCTGCGTCTGGTCCAGCTCGACCCGGTCGCCGGCACACGTTCGAGCATCGAGGTCGAGCGTCTGGATCTGGCGCCGTTCCGGGCCGGGCAGGCGACGGAGTTCTCCCTCAGCGCCCGTCTGGCCGATGATGCCGGCGATCAGCTCCTGATCGATCGCCTTGACGGGCGATTGACGGCGGCCGCCGACCTGTCCAGCCTGCGCGTGGACGGGCTCGATCTGGGCTTCAGCCGACCGGACGGCGCCCTGAACGGGCGGGCGCAGGCGGCCGTGGTGATCGAACTCGGCACACCGGTCGAGCTCAGTGTGGCCGACGTCGAGGTCGAGGTCGATGCGGGCGGACACGCCCTGGGTCTGAGCCTGGCCGAGCCGCTGCGTCTGAGCCTGGATGAAACCGTGGCGCTGAGCCTGAACGCCGCGCAGCTGTCGATCGACGGTCAGACCCTTCGGGCCGACGGGCGCCTGCGTCTCGGTGACGAAGTCGTGGCCGAGCTGGCCGTGCGCGGTCAGGCCCTGGACCTGCGGTCGATGATGGCCGATGCGACAAGCGATACGGACGCGCCGCCGGCCGAGGGCGCGGGTCCGTCGACGCCGCCGGTCCTCGAGGGTCTCGATCTGAGCTTCGATCTCGATCTGGACGAGCTGATCCTGTCCGAGGCGATGCGCTTCGAGCAAGTGGAAACCGTGGCCCGTCTGCGCGATGGGCAGCTGCTGCTGTCGCCGATGCGCGCCGGTCTGTTCGGTGGTCAGGCCGATGCCCGGGTCACGATCGATTTCCGGACCCAGCCGCCCAGCGTGTCGATGCAGCCGCAATTGGTGGACGTGGCGGTGGCCCGCGTCGCGGCGCTGAGCGGGCGTGACGCGCCACTGAGCGGCCTGGGTGACCTGCAGCTGCAGCTCGATTTCCAGGGTCTGGATCCGCGCAGCATCCTGGCCACGATGAACGGCGAAGGCCGGATCGAGATCGAGGGCGGGGCGATCGAGGGGGTCAATCTGCGCACCCTGATCGAAGAGGAGCTGACCAGCTCCAACCTGGCCAACATCAGCCGCGCCTTCGGGGGTCGCACGGAGTTCGAGACCTTCGGGGCCGGCATCACCGTGCGTGACGGGGTGATCGAGCTGCCGAATCTGAATCTCGCCGCGGCGGGCTACGGTGCGACCGGCAGCGGCCGGATCGACTTCGCCGCCGACCGGGTCGAGTACCGCATGGTGCTGGACCTCGGACCCGAACTGCTTGCGCGTCTGCCACGGGCCCTGCGTCAGGCCACGGGGGGACGCGTGCCGCTCATGATCGCCGGATCGGTGGCGGCGCCGACCTTGAGCGTGGACCTCGAACGCTTCGTCCAGGACGCGGGCCGGAACCTGCTCGAGGAGCAGCTGCGTCGCGCGCTCGAGGATCGTCAGGAACCGCGGGATGACGAGGCTGACCAGCCACGCGATTCAGGCCAGGATGGCGAGCGCGAAGGTGCGTCGGACGCCGATGTTCCCGAGACGGATCGTTCCGGGGCAGCCGAGGATTCGGAGGCCGAAACGAGCGAGCCGCCGCCCGAGCGCCGGGAGCGAACCAGTCAGCTGCTGCTCCGGACCCTGCTCGAACGGAGCCGTGACGACACGCCCGAGGAAGAGGCGGAGTCCGAAGACGAGGCGACCCCGGAACCGCCGCCTCGGCCCTGA